From Bactrocera oleae isolate idBacOlea1 chromosome 4, idBacOlea1, whole genome shotgun sequence:
ATTCTTACTGTTTACCTTGATTTGACGCTTAGAATATTTATCattcaataattaataattcGATTGGATGAAATGTCAGGAAACTTTGGCAGTATTCTTGGTAACGTTCGCACTCCAATATCGTTTTCCTTTCTCGATGAAAATATTGCCTTATTATATGGCAACATTATATGTATAACGATCCATTATACCTTCTAATATTAGGTAAGGAAGAtaaaagttcgggtgtaaccgaacattttacactatggcaacttgccaggatcaaatTCGGCGAAATACAATACCTTCAGactttggaaaaaatttattttaaaatatgttgcgaaagaattcaatatttattattccccGAATTCGTGAAtggaataaaatcaaatttggtattttattaagttataataTAGCTCACTGAGTTtgattgctttttttctttCGCATctgctaatattatattaaaatcaatgaggtatacatacatatgtaatataaactCGACCGAAGAGGTGaacttaatatattgagttgatgtgcaaaacgtcaaccaatgaaattatttatattatggatatgaggtttagactaaACCAACTCCATTCATATTTAGCGTGataccattaatataatttttaagaaaacttgtccacttaatttcatgtAAATTTAAGGTTCGTCAAAATGTGTGACGTTTTACAATAAAGTCAGctagaaagtcggaaatcactatacgCGATATATTGGAGACAAAGAAAGGTTTGGACATGTTGCTTGAACCTTTGACTATGCTCGattacatattttcaagcaattttttaaatatataactcatacactggCCGAAGTaaggcataaggtttgttagaataacgaaaattattatatgttttatatgggccctatttttggcattaaactatagtacaatatatccaatattatacgttctgttaaatttgctaagatatctaacatattgaccgatatatacggaataaagccaaccggacttataaaaatcatattaagGTACCAAATATCCCATtatcaatatataaggagtaaagtcaactagatgtttgaaacccctgatattagttatatggggtctagggcaagttttcatctCCTTGGATgcagtttttaaataaacacgctctttcaattttatgaagataactcaTCATTTGCCGGTATATACgttataaagtcagccggaagttcgaaaatctttctattaggtataggGGGGCTAAAGAATTATTGATGTgattcaaaccatttttgacaTTCATGCATATTGATATCAGAAAAAAATTGTCTCCGAATTtctatatctcacagattgatcgatattttcgataaaaagttcgcaatgggaactggggtccacatattcggtatttggCGGCTTGAATGGTctgatttggacaatttttgttcataaggtggcacactttaaaagcactatttttgcaaagttttattccgatatattcattggtgcttgatttgtatgctggaaagtgtaagaatcagatggaatttgaaattgtgttaAATAGGAAGGCGTGGTTTATGTCTGATTTGATAATATTACCCActgaatttggtttaaatcggcAGAGTAGGTCCagagatatggggtttcacctaaatgtggttAGTATCACACCTATCGTGCAAATTTGCCACCGGCTACTATAAAGCCCACTAGTACCATCTGGGGTGTAGAATTTTTTGTCTCCGACCGTAATCagaattcacccattttcacaaggTGATTAGGGATGCGTAAAATATTCGCCCTGAgcgaatttgttaatataacttgaatggtttaggagatatgtatataaacttagTAGAGGGTGGGGCCACaccaacttaaaaataattttaaatatagatGCCCCTTTCAAATCCTATTCGTTGTACTACATAACAGCTTTGTATCTTATTGggcagcttagttatggcactttataggttttcgattaatggcattttgaaggcgtggcaatggtccgattcctcTCATATGCAATACAAACACTCCTTGggtgccaagaaatatgtgtacccagtttcatcaagatatctatatttttattcaagttatcgcttgcacagacggacggacggacagacagacattcactcggaattcaactcgttcgtcatcctgatcatttataacatacttatatataatatattgtataactccatttctatcttgattagttGCAGATGATATAAGCAACCCtttggtgaaaaaaactattatagtgccgtttcagacagggattcaaaagagtctgagttttttaaatttttcgagtctagtttttctgcattccttttcacaaaattttcgtaaatatttgtgcagttcgactgcgcaacaccgcgcaacactgcgtgctgcgtatttcatttgtatgttgagatgatggtcacacattttgcttgcaatgaattaccatgaataaggtagaacaatatgcataatacaagtacctacccgctaaatagtttcaaagaaatactaaagacgggaattccctaatccataagaatgtattgaatatccgcaactaatattttcaaggccaaatttataataggaatttcctaatctttaagtattaaaaactcataatttctttactccataatctatatcttaattttctcattatttacaatttgtcataatatttctattattctatgcatacgtatttgcatattacatacaaaaatagataacagaactcaaatttgcgatcgaattcatttgaaaccgagcgctcttgcaaccattcaaagaatttgaaagtgaaaagaaatgctgaaaagggtagcagcgagctattacgaacaagaacacaaagcgtgccacccgaacacgagtggcacggtcccttcgtctttcctcgtcgtcccctcgcccacaataaactggtacgagactcttttgaatccctgtgtgaaacggcacatactctgtggcaacatgttgcaagattacacaaacgataaataaatatcCGCTACGCAACTATCATTTTTGCCTTTTGAGAAGGGCAGAAAATGTTGCACAAAAACAAGCGAACCTGAAAAAGTATTGAGAAAACAACACGCAACTTTAACAGGCCGAGAATATAGAAGGTGTATATTTTTGTGAACATATTTAATGATACTGACCTATCAgtcaaaaactaataaataataccaataattaaaattttagaaagggTCAGTttaggtgtaaccgaacatttgatactcttgcaatttgcacattttaaaagttgaaatttaaaaaaatgcaataagaatggattacaatcatttTTGGAATCTGGTTGATTTATATTAAAGTTCAttgactcacttagtttcataaGTATATTTTGCTTCGGGTtcgagatatatatattaaaattaacctAATCAACTGAAATGAGATACagatacttatatgatttaacAAAATCAAAGGTACATAATGAAAAAGGCAACCATATTAGAAAAAGACGCTCTCTGCATTTTACTAAGGtagctcacatattgaccgttaTATACAGTAAAAAGTtcaccggaagttcgaaaatctttacaagtatgttaggtatatgagagttAGGATACCCGATTTTATGCACATTACCACATTTTTATTGGGAAAAGATTCTCCCTGAATTTCAATAGCATATCTCACAAAGTAACCGAAATTTTCGACAAAAAGTCACACATCAGGGGGCTTTAAAATGTATCGTtacatttctacttttttggATGTATTTAATATGGTTGGAATGTACTATTTGCACAAACTGTGAGAACTAAATATCCATatggaatttagcccacacaacacatgaagacgcaccctgttaaataaaatcaacacaacaagtattgggctgcaacgggaaaatcacgccacttctagcaacacacgccatcctaaagcaacatgttgcaacacaACAGTTAATCCACCTCACGCAAGCAACACAACAAGTATTGGGCTGCAAAGGGAAAATCACGCCgtcctaaagcaacatgttgtgaACGGGCaagcaagcaacacacggcttggcggaaagcaAGCAGACCGATCATCAGTCAGTCAGCACAGGACTGTAACAGCGATCACACGCTTGACACTAGACTtagcagtgagtcgatcctctggctagTTGTAGTGTCCTGATTTGTGAACGCCGTTCGTTAAGGGTGAGCTCGGTAGTGAGACCGACTCAATCCTTAACCTTCGGTCGCCAACACAGTCTCCTGTGATCCGGTAGTATTTTTTTCACGGCTAGACACGAGCTGCGGTAGAATCGGGATctaagcctacacgagcgccggcagaaacatATGGGCGCCGTCGTCGTAACACACACGAGCGTCAACTCACGCAGCGGTAGAATCGCCTTCGAAGCCATCATCACAACAGGACGAAACGTAAGTCATCCTAAGCCGCTTAGCACACCCAGAGCGCGGCAGAGTAGTATACGCTATCGTATAAGAGCTATTCAACGGAAGCGCGGAAAGGCGGACGACGTTACTGCGGTAAGAAGTGAATGTCCCGCAGTGAGTCGATTctctggcaggcatttcactcCTTAGCGTGCGAAGGCTGGAAGTCACGCGTAaagtgggtagtgagtcgatcctctgatcTGCTCCACTCTTGTCATCGCTGCCACTGCGTTCCGTAATtccgcgtgatagtgacgcgctaacgggCCACGTAAACCGCTACTCTGTCATAGTGCTATCATCGGGTGACGCTACTACAACGAGGAAGATACCATTTTGTGATTAAATTGAATAACGCACGATTTGTAAAAGGAGCCccacagtttacaaatttatcgTAACGAACCCTGtacacggcgagtatacctcagcaaatcaTAAGAAGCAGGGGGCagcaaaaagcttcgttacaaaACTTTCACAATTTTTGTTCGTTTGACAGTTTTGCTTGAATTTTCTTTCAATCTAATGAAGTCATTGAGTTGCGagataaagataaaaaaaataaagttagaaCCAAGATTGTCATTAATATCTTTAGTTCCATCTAAAATCAaagtaaaatatcattcaaatatgtatgtatatgggcaAATATTCAATGTTCTCGCCATCATAAGTACATTTTTTTCCCAGAATCACagaacttaattaattttaataataaattattaaaacaatttataagaGAACGTAATAATGCGACTTCGTCTTCGGTGCATAGGTAATTGCCAAAAAggatcaattttatttataatgcgCTATTTTCTGTCACTCGTATCGACTATCGACATTATACTTTGTTCATATGTGTACATTGCAATTGACGTTTACGGAGTCAGCCAATATGTGGAACTATCCCCTGGCAGAGTTCAGTATCATTAAATTAAGCAATtttgttacatacatatttacttcagCTCTTTGCgctattaaatatgtttttaatattttggacAAGAAGTCTAcgcatttgtatatttaattactaaatacattttatactaATTATTTATTCAGTTATTGTAGTATTGCAATAGTCTACGTAGATGCCTAATATTctaagaaatttgtttattcAGAAAATATGTATACCGTATAATTCATATGCAACATGATACTTTATTTAGTCTACTGATATTGtgtatataaacaattttaggagtattatttttaataaaaatgcgaCCCTAATagaatatgtttgtaaatatctcGCAATTTGCCATTATGAAGCTGAATTAAGCCTTACGAAGTACAACACGGTTTTCGTGGCGAATAACCACGTCGACAATGCTCATATTTGGAGTCAAGAAATTTACCAGACGGTCGGTCCCAGCGCGTGACAGGCGGTCGAAAGGATATCCCATAGGTCGACGATCCGGATAGAGACGATCGCGCACACCACAATAAGAGGCTGCGTCACTACACGTGCCAACCAATTGTTGCTCGATCTATAAATTGTGTTCGAAATTatcaaagtaaatattatttacaaattaagaTTTTCTTTACCCTATCTTGGTCATAGTTAGACACCATGACAAATAGCTCACAGCGTAGGCCTTGGGGTAAACCTTTTGGAATAAGCATGTGATTGGGCCATCCACAGCCACAAAAGTTGAATTCTAGTTCTTCTGCACTGCCTGCTGCAGGGCGATTTACATCTAAATTGCGGAATGTGCGCTCGAAGGGAATGGTGACGCTGGACTCAGTCGATCGGCGCCGAATGGTGTTTTGTCCAGGGTTTACTGTAGATTAATAAGGATTCAGATGTGTTACATCAAGTTACAATTAGCTTATTACTTACGGAAGCTTATTACTTACGGGTTACAATGAATTTATCTAACTCTATCATGAGTAAACGTTGATCCTTAAAGAGCATTCCTTGTCCGCGCTCATCTGTTTTCGGTCCCAGAAAGATACGTACTGTACCAAATCGATGGGCACCACTATTGTTATTTACGTTAATGGTGTAGGTGAATGGCGTATGTTGAAGATGAGTGAAACGAGCAAACACATTACCACGTGGCACAAAGTCCATTCCTCGTGACAAATCGATGTCAGATTGTTGCCAAAATGTTTGAAGTACATTTGGTTGGCCCCCCTCGGGAATTACTTGGACACCTGTAACAGAAACATCATCATAGCTCAGTTCAGTTAGGGCATGTGGAGGAAGACGAGTCTTGTATTCTTGGAAAATGTCATCGATGTAGGCATGCCATCTATAGAAAACAGGATCGCGCATAGCAGTGGCAGAGTCTCCCATTACACCAAAGGACTCCAAATGACGATGATCGGGATCGTGGGAATAGGAAATAAACACATGTCCCATATTATGGAAATCGCCATACAAATTACGATTGGGTGATACAATAGATGATTCCATCATGTTGCCCAAAACATCAATTCCGCGCACTTCGTCCAGTGGCACATGATTACCACTTTCCTGAAATTGGTAAAATTTTGAATGCATCTGCATATTATTTATGAGTACTTACATCAGTGGCAAACCCTTGGGATATAGCTTCAAAAATACGATCCCTCCAGCGCTCCAAATCACTTACATCTAAATTAATTTGATCCAACTCTCTGTTGAGGTCTGACAGCCTTGTGTCTTCGAATCGCGGTGGCCAAGCGCGACTAGAAACCAAAGAATCCATCTTTGGGAAATAACCCTCTGCGATTGGTTCACGCAAATTGTTGAAGCGCACTACTCGAGCGAGGTTATTACTGAAACGCTCTAAATTATAGCGGGCCACTACTTGTTGATGCATGTAGTAGAAGAGCTCACCGCGACGATCCTTATTCACAATAGAACGATCACCAGCTTCAAAAGGGTATACCAAATGCCAATGCCAATGATGGAGATTAATTCCAAGGTCTTCCCGGAAATACCATAATCGATGTTCGGGCTCAAAATCGGAAGCGGTATAATCCCGTGGAATGATGATTGGCATTCGTGATCCCTCTGGAACTACGGTAGCTTCTTCACGTACTTCCCGAAAAACTTGGGAATCTACAAATTTGTCGGGAAAATTTTGTGCCAAGGATGGTAAATCAAGTCCTTTGGTGTCCGGTCGATGAAGTAGCGCCACAGAGAGTGCATAATTGAACAAATAGGGGTTCAAACGATCTCGGGCATATACAGCAACACTCTGAAGATCATCAACAGAGTGCACTCCCATGAAAATGTCAATCAAACGACCAGCAATACGTCGATGAGCCggaataaaaagagaaaattgtGCATCTCTTGGGAGTGACATGGGTAAACGGAGATCTGGGATGGCTATGTCTCTAACTGGAATACGTTGTTCAGCCTTTTCACCAAAACGGCTCTGCACCTCATTACCGATGAGACGGTACCGATCAGTGAGGAACTTGtcgggaacatcgaaaacggcAGCCTTTCCCTTCTCCATGAAAATGGGTTCGTTGGGACGATCGAAAAGCAATAAAAGATTATTTTTATCGGCCATTATTAAGGATTTGTAAATCTTCTTCTACAAACAATTATAGGCTGAAATCCGAGACTTAACTGTACTCAATGTACAACTGTAGTTCCAGTACGAAAGTAATGAATTTCAAAGTTAATGTCGCCCTTTTATACGTGTCATAGGGTGCCAATTTATAAGTAAGGAATTGTTATCTTGTCTTGGTGGTTACATTTTATTGTGGTTTCTAAAATACGGTTAGCACATATAGTATCTTCTAGATAGTACACATGTGTGAATGCGGTTAAAAATGGGAAAAACTTTAACTGCTGCACAGccaatagtaaatattttttttatcaaaaatatcaatatgTAGAACCCCAGGAATTAATGACGTATTAAATCACGCACAGTATACTGATTTCCAATTGAatgatttcaataaatttatttttccactaataatataataatatatattttgacctatatataacaatatatgtatgtaaatgtttcAGATCTATTTAATATCAATTTGTGTCTGAGCTACTTAGAACGTAcacaaaaagtaaatatgtatatgtatgtacattttccctttttattaatattttgatttgacCTGTGTGCACAATTAGTTTTGATTcatttttatcattatttaatttaattctttattttttttgaatttttttctacacATACATGTAAGTATTTTAGTACGTCAAGACAAAAAGTAGTTTATGCATTTCCCTAAACATACTCTAGATAATATTCTAACAAACTTTATTCTactcctacatacatacacatgtatgttggTAATGCGTAACATATTGtgtaaatggataaaatcaatAACTCTAAAAAGCTTCATAGGTctcttatatatttgtatattgcaaaaacttaaattatacGCTACAATTTAAAGCTAGAAAAATGTACATCGattgtgttttttattaaatgcacTATAAAGTATGTACCGGCTTCAGTTGAGCATAGGAGTTTGTATACAAAGTTTTGATATGCATAGTTTAAGCTCTTTAGAACAGAGATTTGGAAAAACTGAAAggggtattaacaaattaatataaaatcgtTATATGtgtagtatataaaatatttatatatgtatgcaagtacacttatacatataacgtaaagtattatatatatatatgtatatatattgtaattataaaatcatttgtacgtttttagaatttttgtttGACATTCTGTATGTTTGTCCGTTCACCACTCAAAAAGTAATGCTCGTGATTTATGAAAAACGCACAACACTTTAGTAAATCTGAATAACTGATTTTTATGGTCCACTTAAGTCTGAAAATAAACGAATCCAGTGCTTTCGCCAACTATTAGtttataaacaatataataaaaccatttcgtttTAACTCACAAAAtctaaaaaaagatatttaataaaataatgctGCAACACATAGCAGTGCCAAGCGAAAATTGGCGTCAAGTGTCTCggacatatatgtaagtgtcatttatatttattgataaCAATCGGTTTCATATAATCCTTCACATCTTTTAGctagtttttaatagtattaGACTGTCATATTCCTGGCCAAAAGTCTGACATAAAAAAGTTCCGTTTACCAGTTCCGTTTTAAAGTCGTTTGACTAATGAGACTTATGGTTTATACCAGTTGTAAACACAGTCGACTAAACGTTATTGTGGTATacaggcatacatatataaatattatgcttatacatatatatttttcacagtAGGATCCCCCGGATAATTGCACCTTAATCAGGAATCCCGCTTAGTTGgacaaaaaaagcaattaaaaaataattcatatgttcagttaaagtgtttatttagtttttaataatgatatttaaataatattttcaactttaaacgaaaacaagaaaaaacgttaacggttgcaccaaagctatacaaatacaaaggttcctaacaagaacttgatttcgattgttcaatttgtctGGCAGCTGCTTATATGATATgtgggtgttgtagaatctgatagttagcggaatcagaattgaaaccaaaaaaaaaaatgagtagGTGTCGTGAaatcagatattattggtttcacgttcgaaacagaaattgtatcggttttaggtgtcacggaaaccaattttatcggttttgttatcataaacaaagcaataaaattttttctctatTCGTATAcgggaaaacataagaataaaacacaaaatatcataattattgagtttatggaagAAActaagatattttaagaggatttaaaaaatataattaacgcTATTCAACgcccaaatgcgtctttattcagtcaataatgtgatataaatctgtatagTAAGCATGTGAACAAACATACAAgaaaatgcaagccaaatttcacatgcgattcCTCTGATGCATCAAGTGAAttactgtgatcttttaatatcttccttttatttttttcgttgctttcttcttccaataaaataaacacTGAAACTGCGGAACTgattgtaaactttagtagactgTATTCagtgttttaaatttatcaaacgcttccaaatttattcatttgcaagttttgtcacattagtaaacagctgattcgaatattggtttggCATATGTTAGAAAAtacgaaaatccaatcagattctgtgacaccattgaaaatcagaattagtttgcaattctgacaactacgcaaatctttCTTGGATTTCACAACACCCCTGATActgatttgatctgaacaatttctttagagaATACATcgttgccttaaaaaataactcGTACCTAATTtagtgaatatatctcgtcgaataaaaaagttttccatacaagcacttgattctaattgttcagtttgtatgacagctaatgctatagtggtccgatatcggccctTCCGATTTTAGTGTGGAAaggcaggtgcaaaattttaaatcgatagcttaaaaactgagggactagttcatatatatacagacagacagacagacgaaaatgcctaaatcaactcagcttatcctgctgatcatttgtgtatatcttttatagagtctccaacgtttccttctgggagttacaaactaatataccctgttcagggtataaaaatatagggaacaaaaacaagacaatacacttacatacatatatattaagagatcattgttataaaaaataaaataaacttaagcTATATTCgtgttattgtatatatgcatttagaGATCGgtgcttacatttttaaaatgttaatttgagatatctgtaatttttttgtatattgttcatTCTACAAGAAATAACATGCGtttttatattccctaattcacacaaaaacttgttttcttaataaaaataagtatgaagttcttgtatgtattttaaaagttCGAAAACTGACGGGACGGAGGCATTGAAGGATCATTTTCTTTCTCTTACTCCTCAACCTCAGCACCAGAGATAAAATCAGTACCCAAAATATCTTCACCAATAAACACATGTTTTCAATTGCTTTGTAGAGATGCCAACTGCTGCTTATCACAAATGTtgcgaaatatgtatgtatgtgtatgagtatATGCGACAATGtcagaatattttttaacgaaAGTGTTTTGTGCAATTAACCGGGGGAAAttaaaggtatatttttttcatta
This genomic window contains:
- the PPO2 gene encoding phenoloxidase 2 → MADKNNLLLLFDRPNEPIFMEKGKAAVFDVPDKFLTDRYRLIGNEVQSRFGEKAEQRIPVRDIAIPDLRLPMSLPRDAQFSLFIPAHRRIAGRLIDIFMGVHSVDDLQSVAVYARDRLNPYLFNYALSVALLHRPDTKGLDLPSLAQNFPDKFVDSQVFREVREEATVVPEGSRMPIIIPRDYTASDFEPEHRLWYFREDLGINLHHWHWHLVYPFEAGDRSIVNKDRRGELFYYMHQQVVARYNLERFSNNLARVVRFNNLREPIAEGYFPKMDSLVSSRAWPPRFEDTRLSDLNRELDQINLDVSDLERWRDRIFEAISQGFATDESGNHVPLDEVRGIDVLGNMMESSIVSPNRNLYGDFHNMGHVFISYSHDPDHRHLESFGVMGDSATAMRDPVFYRWHAYIDDIFQEYKTRLPPHALTELSYDDVSVTGVQVIPEGGQPNVLQTFWQQSDIDLSRGMDFVPRGNVFARFTHLQHTPFTYTINVNNNSGAHRFGTVRIFLGPKTDERGQGMLFKDQRLLMIELDKFIVTLNPGQNTIRRRSTESSVTIPFERTFRNLDVNRPAAGSAEELEFNFCGCGWPNHMLIPKGLPQGLRCELFVMVSNYDQDRIEQQLVGTCSDAASYCGVRDRLYPDRRPMGYPFDRLSRAGTDRLVNFLTPNMSIVDVVIRHENRVVLRKA